In Strigops habroptila isolate Jane chromosome 6, bStrHab1.2.pri, whole genome shotgun sequence, a single genomic region encodes these proteins:
- the BAG2 gene encoding BAG family molecular chaperone regulator 2 isoform X1, with translation MAQAKISAKASEGAQQQQQSSGGQLRGRFYRSTSMADRSSRLLENLDQLELRVEAFRDAASAMEQEKETLLEMIHNIQNSQDMRHISEGEREELNLTANRLMGRTLTVEVSVETIRNAQQQESLLHATKMIDEIVNKLLDDLEDAKIRLMSLYGACTSDVPAGPIDQKFQSVVIGCAIEDQKKIKRRLETLLRNLENSEKSITLLEHQKSSVRQSCNSKQD, from the exons ATGGCCCAGGCCAAGATCAGCGCCAAGGCCAGCGAGGGggcgcagcagcagcagcagtcgTCCGGCGGGCAGCTCCGAGGCCGCTTCTACCGCTCCACATCCATGGCGGACCGCTCCAGCCGCCTGCTCGAGAACCTGGACCAGCTGGAGCTCAG GGTAGAGGCTTTCCGTGACGCAGCATCTGCTAtggaacaagagaaagaaacGCTGCTAGAAATGATCCACAACATACAGAACAGCCAGGACATGAGGCACATCAGCGAAG GTGAGAGAGAAGAGCTTAATTTGACAGCTAATCGCCTGATGGGCCGAACCCTCACGGTGGAGGTTTCTGTGGAAACCATCCGGaatgcccagcagcaggagtcCCTCCTGCATGCCACCAAGATGATCGATGAAATCGTCAATAAACTTCTAGATGATTTGGAAGACGCCAAAATCCGCTTAATGTCGCTTTATGGTGCGTGCACATCTGACGTGCCAGCAGGACCCATCGATCAGAAGTTTCAGTCTGTGGTGATTGGGTGTGCCATTGAGGATCAGAAGAAGATCAAAAGGCGGCTAGAGACTCTGCTCAGAAACTTGGAAAATTCGGAAAAGTCCATCACGTTGTTGGAGCATCAGAAGTCATCTGTTCGACAGTCTTGCAACAGCAAACAGGATTAA
- the BAG2 gene encoding BAG family molecular chaperone regulator 2 isoform X2, giving the protein MPLAHIKTSVVEAFRDAASAMEQEKETLLEMIHNIQNSQDMRHISEGEREELNLTANRLMGRTLTVEVSVETIRNAQQQESLLHATKMIDEIVNKLLDDLEDAKIRLMSLYGACTSDVPAGPIDQKFQSVVIGCAIEDQKKIKRRLETLLRNLENSEKSITLLEHQKSSVRQSCNSKQD; this is encoded by the exons ATGCCACTTGCTCACATTAAGACAAGTGT GGTAGAGGCTTTCCGTGACGCAGCATCTGCTAtggaacaagagaaagaaacGCTGCTAGAAATGATCCACAACATACAGAACAGCCAGGACATGAGGCACATCAGCGAAG GTGAGAGAGAAGAGCTTAATTTGACAGCTAATCGCCTGATGGGCCGAACCCTCACGGTGGAGGTTTCTGTGGAAACCATCCGGaatgcccagcagcaggagtcCCTCCTGCATGCCACCAAGATGATCGATGAAATCGTCAATAAACTTCTAGATGATTTGGAAGACGCCAAAATCCGCTTAATGTCGCTTTATGGTGCGTGCACATCTGACGTGCCAGCAGGACCCATCGATCAGAAGTTTCAGTCTGTGGTGATTGGGTGTGCCATTGAGGATCAGAAGAAGATCAAAAGGCGGCTAGAGACTCTGCTCAGAAACTTGGAAAATTCGGAAAAGTCCATCACGTTGTTGGAGCATCAGAAGTCATCTGTTCGACAGTCTTGCAACAGCAAACAGGATTAA